A genomic segment from Bradyrhizobium sp. ISRA430 encodes:
- a CDS encoding phosphoenolpyruvate carboxykinase: MQETGVRNGAFGADKFGLKKLKQVHWNLGAPQLYQYSLAAGEAVLSADGALCADTGEFTGRSPKDKFTVRDATTDQKMWWAGNQSITAEQFEALYQDFLKHAEGKTLFAQDLYGGADPAYRIKTRVFTELAWHSLFIRTLLIRPEAVELSSFVPELTIIDMPSFRADPKRHGVRSENVVAIDFARKIVLIGGSYYAGEMKKSVFTTLNYYLPERGVMPMHCSANVGANGDAAIFFGLSGTGKTTLSADPNRTLIGDDEHGWGPNGVFNFEGGCYAKCIKLSKEAEPQIYAASTRFGAVLENCVLDEDTRVVDFDDGSKTENTRSAYPLDFIPNASRTGRAPQPKNVVMLAADAFGVLPPIAKLSPAQAMYHFLSGYTAKVAGTERGLGNEPQPEFSTCFGSPFLPLDPSVYGNMLRGLIAQHNVDCWLVNTGWTGGKYGVGSRMPIKVTRALLTAALDGSLRNVEFRTDKYFGFAVPTALPGVPSEILNPVNTWKDKDEFDKTARALVGMFQKNFAKFEAQVDAEIRAAAPDVKLAAE, from the coding sequence GTGCAAGAGACGGGCGTGCGCAACGGTGCCTTCGGCGCCGACAAATTCGGCTTAAAGAAGCTCAAGCAGGTGCATTGGAATCTTGGCGCGCCGCAGCTTTATCAATATTCGCTAGCTGCGGGCGAAGCGGTTCTGTCTGCAGACGGTGCGCTGTGCGCCGACACCGGCGAGTTCACCGGCCGCAGCCCGAAGGACAAGTTCACGGTGCGTGATGCCACCACCGACCAGAAGATGTGGTGGGCCGGCAATCAGTCGATCACCGCGGAGCAGTTCGAGGCGCTCTACCAGGACTTCCTGAAGCACGCCGAAGGCAAGACGCTGTTCGCGCAAGACCTCTATGGTGGCGCCGACCCGGCCTACCGCATCAAGACCCGCGTCTTCACCGAGCTCGCCTGGCACTCGCTGTTCATCCGCACGCTGCTGATCCGCCCCGAAGCCGTCGAGCTGTCGAGCTTCGTGCCCGAGCTCACCATCATCGACATGCCGAGCTTCCGCGCCGATCCGAAACGTCACGGCGTGCGTTCGGAGAACGTCGTCGCGATCGATTTCGCCCGCAAGATCGTGCTGATCGGCGGCTCCTACTATGCCGGCGAGATGAAGAAGTCGGTCTTCACCACGCTGAACTATTACCTGCCCGAGCGCGGCGTGATGCCGATGCACTGCTCGGCCAATGTCGGCGCCAATGGCGATGCCGCGATCTTCTTCGGCCTGTCCGGCACCGGCAAGACCACCCTGTCGGCCGATCCCAACCGCACGCTGATCGGCGACGACGAGCACGGCTGGGGCCCGAACGGCGTCTTCAACTTCGAGGGCGGCTGCTACGCCAAGTGCATCAAGCTGTCCAAGGAAGCCGAGCCTCAGATCTATGCCGCCTCGACGCGCTTCGGCGCGGTGCTTGAGAACTGCGTGCTCGACGAGGACACCCGCGTGGTGGATTTCGACGATGGCTCCAAGACCGAGAACACGCGCTCGGCCTATCCGCTCGACTTCATCCCGAACGCCTCGCGTACCGGCCGTGCGCCGCAGCCAAAGAACGTGGTGATGCTCGCCGCCGACGCCTTCGGCGTGCTGCCGCCGATCGCCAAGCTCTCGCCGGCGCAGGCGATGTACCACTTCCTCTCCGGCTACACCGCCAAGGTTGCCGGCACCGAGCGCGGTCTCGGCAACGAGCCGCAGCCGGAATTCTCGACCTGCTTCGGCTCGCCATTCCTGCCGCTCGACCCAAGCGTCTACGGCAACATGCTGCGCGGCCTGATCGCCCAGCACAATGTCGACTGCTGGCTGGTCAACACGGGGTGGACCGGCGGCAAGTATGGCGTCGGCTCGCGCATGCCGATCAAGGTGACGCGGGCGCTGCTGACCGCGGCGCTCGACGGTTCCTTGCGCAACGTCGAATTCCGCACCGACAAGTATTTCGGCTTCGCGGTCCCAACGGCGCTGCCGGGCGTGCCGAGCGAGATTCTCAATCCGGTCAACACCTGGAAGGACAAGGACGAGTTCGACAAGACCGCCCGCGCACTGGTCGGCATGTTCCAGAAGAACTTCGCCAAGTTCGAAGCCCAGGTCGACGCCGAGATCCGTGCGGCAGCTCCGGACGTGAAGCTCGCGGCGGAGTAA
- a CDS encoding thioesterase family protein, with protein MHAKLPHPFDEATRVTAGDSRWQGHTSDDYWAFVGPFGGATAATILRALIDHPQRAGDPLALTVNYCAPIAKGPFDLDVRLVKANRSSQHWSVELSQGGGEVATLATAVFAERRPSWSHAVAKCPDAKPFEQTLPFPKIAASWANQYEFRFVEGEMRIGPPQAELASTYSKVWIGDRTPRRLDMLSLMSMSDAFFGRIFHARRELVPFGTVSLTTYFHTDAESLLAEDITRVLATADAKVFHKSYGDQNGELWSPNGRLLATTTQIAYFKV; from the coding sequence ATGCACGCCAAACTCCCGCACCCCTTCGACGAGGCGACGCGCGTTACTGCCGGCGACAGCCGATGGCAGGGGCACACCAGCGACGACTATTGGGCCTTTGTCGGCCCATTCGGCGGCGCGACCGCCGCGACCATCCTGCGCGCGCTGATCGATCATCCACAGCGCGCCGGCGATCCGTTGGCGCTCACCGTCAATTACTGCGCGCCGATCGCGAAGGGACCATTCGATCTCGACGTGCGGCTGGTGAAGGCCAACCGTTCGAGCCAGCACTGGAGCGTCGAACTGTCACAAGGCGGCGGCGAGGTCGCGACCCTCGCGACCGCCGTGTTTGCCGAGCGCCGGCCGTCCTGGTCGCATGCGGTCGCGAAATGCCCGGACGCAAAGCCGTTCGAGCAGACCCTGCCTTTTCCAAAGATCGCGGCATCCTGGGCCAACCAGTATGAATTCCGCTTCGTCGAGGGCGAGATGCGGATCGGCCCGCCACAAGCCGAGCTCGCAAGCACTTATTCCAAGGTCTGGATCGGCGACCGCACGCCGCGCAGGCTCGACATGCTGTCGCTGATGTCGATGTCGGACGCCTTCTTCGGCCGCATCTTCCACGCACGGCGCGAGCTGGTGCCGTTCGGTACGGTGTCGCTGACGACCTATTTCCATACGGATGCGGAGAGCCTTCTGGCCGAGGACATCACCCGCGTCCTCGCGACAGCCGATGCAAAGGTCTTCCACAAGAGCTACGGCGATCAGAACGGCGAGCTATGGTCCCCGAACGGCCGCCTGCTCGCGACCACGACGCAGATCGCGTATTTCAAGGTGTAG
- a CDS encoding glycogen/starch/alpha-glucan phosphorylase, which produces MQDPSFQPNFPAPGQPIDELALAEIKGAILAKLRLAVGKDAGMATRHDWYQAAALALRDRIVHRWLTAEKASYDAGRKRVYYLSLEFLIGRLFTDALNNMGLLNIFEVALGDLGVSLPDLRKCEPDAALGNGGLGRLAACFMESMATLSIPAIGYGIRYDYGLFRQIINQGWQQEYPDEWLSFGNPWELQRPEVIYHVHFGGGVEHVDDKGRDRAIWHPAETVQAIAYDTPIVGWRGQHVNALRLWSARSPDPLKLDVFNSGDYVSASSEQARAEAICKFLYPNDESPAGRELRLRQEYFFVSASLQDLVKRHLTSDGQLRSLSMKVAVQLNDTHPSLAVTELMRILVDEHNFRWDEAWKITVATLSYTNHTLLPEALETWPVELFERLLPRHLEIIYRINVQHLALAEARCPGDIDFRASVSLIDERSGRRVRMGQLAFVGSHRINGVSAMHSDLMRETVFHDLNHLYPGRITNKTNGITFRRWLMLANPKLTDLLRETCGEAVLDDPTQLSLIEARASDVAFQQKFRAVKHHNKTALARLIGERLGIKVDPSALFDVQIKRIHEYKRQLLNIIETVALYQAMKDDPNGNWVPRVKIFAGKAAASYRYAKLIIKLINDVADIVNNDPAIAGRLKVAFLPDYNVSLAEVIIPAADLSEQISTAGMEASGTGNMKLALNGAITIGTLDGANIEIRDHVGPENIAIFGMEAGDVMIRRKQGLDASDVIRRSPKLLRAINSIATGEFSPGDPGRFESIAHALRYLDHYMVSADFDSYYEAQRGIDARWQVVPAWTRASILNVARMTWFSSDRTIREYAEEIWNVPVHPTTPVLPGLRDAAV; this is translated from the coding sequence TTGCAAGATCCATCGTTCCAGCCCAATTTTCCCGCACCCGGCCAGCCCATCGACGAACTCGCGCTGGCGGAGATCAAGGGCGCGATCCTGGCGAAGCTGCGCCTTGCCGTCGGCAAGGACGCGGGCATGGCGACCAGGCACGACTGGTACCAGGCCGCCGCGCTGGCGTTGCGCGATCGCATCGTGCATCGCTGGCTCACCGCGGAGAAGGCCAGCTACGACGCGGGGCGCAAGCGCGTCTACTATCTCTCGCTCGAGTTCCTGATCGGCCGCCTCTTCACCGACGCGCTGAACAACATGGGACTGCTCAACATCTTCGAGGTCGCGCTCGGCGATCTCGGCGTCTCGCTCCCCGACTTGCGCAAATGCGAACCGGATGCGGCGCTCGGCAATGGCGGCCTCGGCCGGCTCGCCGCCTGCTTCATGGAGAGCATGGCGACGCTGTCGATCCCCGCGATCGGCTATGGCATCCGCTATGACTACGGCCTGTTCCGTCAGATCATCAATCAGGGCTGGCAGCAGGAATATCCGGACGAGTGGCTCAGCTTCGGCAACCCCTGGGAATTGCAGCGGCCGGAAGTGATCTATCACGTCCATTTCGGCGGCGGCGTCGAGCATGTCGACGACAAGGGCCGCGACCGCGCGATCTGGCATCCGGCCGAGACGGTGCAGGCGATCGCCTATGACACGCCGATCGTCGGCTGGCGCGGCCAGCACGTCAATGCGCTGCGCCTGTGGTCGGCGCGCTCGCCCGATCCGCTGAAGCTCGACGTGTTCAATTCCGGCGACTATGTCAGCGCAAGCTCCGAGCAGGCGCGCGCGGAAGCGATCTGCAAATTCCTCTATCCGAACGACGAGAGCCCCGCGGGCCGCGAGCTGCGGTTGCGCCAGGAATATTTCTTCGTCTCCGCGTCGCTCCAGGATCTCGTCAAGCGCCACCTCACCTCCGACGGACAGTTGCGCAGCCTGTCGATGAAGGTCGCGGTGCAGCTCAACGACACCCATCCGAGCCTCGCCGTCACCGAGCTGATGCGCATCCTGGTGGACGAGCACAATTTCCGCTGGGACGAGGCCTGGAAGATCACGGTCGCGACCCTGTCATACACCAACCACACGCTGCTGCCCGAGGCGCTGGAGACCTGGCCGGTCGAGCTGTTCGAGCGCCTGTTGCCGCGACATCTCGAGATCATCTACCGCATCAACGTCCAGCATCTGGCGCTTGCGGAAGCGCGCTGTCCCGGCGACATCGATTTCCGTGCTTCGGTCTCGCTGATCGACGAGAGGAGCGGGCGCCGCGTGCGCATGGGCCAGCTCGCCTTCGTCGGCTCGCACCGCATCAACGGCGTCTCGGCGATGCATTCGGACCTGATGCGCGAGACCGTGTTCCACGATCTCAACCATCTCTATCCCGGCCGCATCACCAACAAGACCAACGGCATCACCTTCCGCCGCTGGCTGATGCTGGCGAACCCGAAGCTGACCGACCTGTTGCGCGAGACCTGCGGCGAGGCGGTGCTTGACGATCCGACCCAGCTCAGCCTGATCGAGGCGCGCGCCAGCGACGTCGCGTTCCAGCAGAAATTCCGCGCCGTCAAGCATCACAACAAGACGGCCCTGGCGCGCCTGATCGGCGAGCGGCTCGGCATCAAGGTCGACCCGAGCGCGCTGTTCGATGTGCAGATCAAGCGCATTCACGAATACAAGCGCCAGCTCCTCAACATCATCGAGACGGTCGCGCTGTATCAGGCGATGAAAGACGATCCCAACGGCAACTGGGTGCCGCGGGTCAAAATCTTCGCGGGCAAGGCGGCGGCGAGCTACCGCTATGCCAAGCTGATCATCAAGCTGATCAACGACGTCGCCGACATCGTCAACAATGATCCCGCGATCGCGGGCAGGCTGAAGGTCGCCTTCCTGCCGGATTACAATGTCAGCCTTGCCGAGGTGATCATCCCGGCGGCCGACTTGTCCGAGCAGATCTCGACCGCCGGCATGGAAGCCTCCGGCACGGGCAACATGAAGCTGGCGCTGAACGGCGCCATCACCATCGGCACGCTCGACGGCGCCAACATCGAGATCCGCGACCATGTCGGGCCTGAGAACATCGCGATCTTCGGCATGGAAGCCGGCGACGTGATGATCCGCCGCAAGCAGGGGCTCGATGCTTCCGACGTGATCCGCAGGTCGCCAAAGCTTTTGCGCGCGATCAACTCGATCGCGACCGGCGAGTTCTCGCCCGGCGATCCCGGACGTTTCGAATCCATCGCGCATGCTTTGCGCTATCTCGACCACTACATGGTCAGCGCCGACTTCGACTCCTACTACGAGGCACAGCGCGGCATCGACGCGCGCTGGCAGGTGGTGCCGGCCTGGACGCGCGCCTCTATCCTCAACGTCGCGCGCATGACCTGGTTCTCCTCCGACCGCACCATCCGCGAATATGCCGAGGAGATCTGGAACGTGCCGGTCCATCCGACCACGCCCGTGCTGCCGGGCCTGCGCGACGCCGCGGTCTGA
- a CDS encoding GIY-YIG nuclease family protein: protein MNAPYYAYILASRRYGTLYIGICHDLSGRLALHRSGRGSKFVKKYGVTRLVYVETYASPAEAIAREKALNEWHRDWKIRLIEGDHPDWRDLSHLL from the coding sequence ATGAATGCCCCGTATTACGCCTACATTTTAGCGAGCCGACGCTACGGCACACTGTACATCGGCATTTGCCACGACCTTAGCGGTCGGCTTGCGTTGCATCGTTCAGGAAGAGGCTCGAAGTTTGTCAAGAAGTACGGCGTGACGCGACTCGTCTACGTCGAGACATACGCCTCGCCAGCCGAAGCGATCGCACGCGAGAAGGCGTTGAATGAATGGCATCGCGACTGGAAGATTCGTTTGATCGAGGGGGATCATCCCGATTGGCGCGACTTGTCCCATCTTCTCTGA
- a CDS encoding DUF2865 domain-containing protein has protein sequence MQVAALLATPMLAASAPASAEGLFDFFFGGLQRQRSQQASTYTDPFTGQQNAPVQQDVPPTRTAAVGGSGPAFCVRTCDGKYFPLMRGLASPAQMCQAFCPASATKVYFGSSIDGAYAQTGERYADSENAFAYRKALRSDCTCNGREPVGLAPVDLALDSSLKAGDVIATSDGLVAYTGIRVGNDQTADFTPVASYPGLTAQVRARLGEMKVAPVRAETVSTDAPAAEIVRETPPDVSVPQTQKPAKRAGLE, from the coding sequence ATGCAGGTAGCCGCCCTCCTTGCAACTCCGATGCTCGCGGCATCGGCCCCGGCTTCGGCTGAGGGCCTGTTCGACTTCTTCTTCGGCGGATTGCAGCGGCAGCGGTCGCAGCAGGCAAGCACCTACACCGATCCCTTCACCGGCCAGCAGAATGCGCCGGTTCAGCAAGATGTCCCGCCGACTCGGACGGCGGCCGTCGGCGGCTCGGGTCCGGCCTTTTGCGTGCGCACCTGCGACGGAAAATACTTTCCGTTGATGCGCGGGCTCGCCTCGCCTGCACAGATGTGTCAGGCCTTCTGTCCCGCCAGCGCGACAAAGGTCTATTTCGGCTCCAGCATCGACGGCGCCTATGCGCAGACCGGCGAGCGTTACGCCGACAGCGAGAACGCGTTCGCCTACCGCAAGGCGCTGCGGTCCGATTGCACGTGCAACGGCCGCGAGCCGGTCGGCCTCGCTCCGGTTGATCTCGCGCTGGACTCGTCGCTGAAAGCCGGCGACGTGATCGCCACCTCCGACGGCCTCGTCGCCTATACCGGTATCCGCGTCGGCAACGACCAGACCGCGGATTTCACGCCGGTCGCGTCCTATCCCGGCCTCACCGCCCAGGTCCGCGCCCGCCTCGGCGAAATGAAGGTCGCCCCGGTGCGCGCGGAGACGGTGTCGACGGATGCACCGGCTGCGGAGATTGTCCGCGAGACCCCGCCTGATGTGTCGGTGCCGCAGACGCAGAAGCCGGCGAAGCGCGCGGGGCTGGAGTAG
- the pyrE gene encoding orotate phosphoribosyltransferase, which produces MSKSASRARLFEIIRRRSFGRGEVTLASGRKSDFYFNLKPTMLDPEGATLLAELTYEALKDDRLDFIGGLEMGAVPLAGALAQISWIKGHPIAAFFVRKKPKEHGAKLAIEGLAKGETLQGKRVVIVEDVTTTGASAMKAVESVREAGADVVLVLTMVDREEGATDTFGQAGLPFRSLYKASEFLKA; this is translated from the coding sequence GTGTCGAAATCTGCCTCCCGCGCCCGCCTGTTCGAAATCATCCGCCGGCGCTCCTTCGGCCGCGGCGAGGTGACGCTCGCGTCGGGCCGCAAGAGCGATTTCTACTTCAATCTCAAGCCGACCATGCTCGACCCGGAGGGCGCGACGCTGCTCGCCGAGCTGACCTATGAAGCGCTGAAGGACGACCGGCTCGATTTCATCGGCGGCCTCGAGATGGGCGCGGTGCCGCTTGCCGGCGCGCTGGCGCAGATCTCCTGGATCAAGGGGCATCCGATCGCGGCCTTCTTCGTGCGCAAGAAGCCGAAGGAGCACGGCGCCAAGCTGGCGATCGAGGGCCTCGCCAAGGGCGAGACGCTTCAGGGCAAGCGCGTCGTGATCGTCGAGGACGTCACCACGACCGGCGCATCGGCGATGAAGGCGGTGGAATCGGTGCGCGAGGCCGGCGCCGATGTGGTGCTGGTGCTCACCATGGTCGACCGCGAGGAAGGCGCCACCGATACGTTCGGCCAAGCCGGCCTGCCGTTCCGCTCGCTCTACAAGGCTTCGGAGTTCTTGAAGGCCTAA
- a CDS encoding glutathione S-transferase family protein, translating to MTIELHTWNTPNGRKISVALEEMGLPYKVIPVNITKGEQMAPGFLKLSPNNKIPAIVDPEGPDGKPVSIFESGAILLYLGEKTGKFLPKSLAGRIPVYEWLMWQMGGFGPMPGQVHHFIALENEQDRAYGLKRFMAETRRLYGVLDRRLEGRDFVAGDLSVADFAILGWAWRHPRHKVELADFPNVKRWYEALMARPAVQRGMEAKLD from the coding sequence ATGACCATCGAGCTCCACACCTGGAACACGCCGAACGGCCGGAAAATCTCGGTCGCGCTGGAGGAAATGGGGCTGCCCTACAAGGTGATCCCGGTGAACATCACCAAGGGTGAGCAGATGGCCCCAGGGTTCCTCAAGCTCAGCCCGAACAACAAGATCCCCGCGATCGTTGACCCCGAGGGTCCCGACGGCAAGCCCGTCAGCATATTCGAGTCCGGCGCGATCCTGCTCTATCTCGGCGAGAAGACCGGAAAATTCCTGCCGAAATCGCTGGCAGGCCGCATCCCTGTCTACGAATGGTTGATGTGGCAGATGGGCGGTTTCGGGCCGATGCCCGGCCAGGTGCACCATTTCATCGCGCTCGAGAACGAGCAGGACCGCGCCTACGGCTTGAAGCGCTTCATGGCGGAGACGCGTCGGCTCTATGGCGTGCTGGATCGTCGGCTCGAAGGCCGCGACTTTGTTGCGGGCGACCTCTCGGTCGCCGATTTCGCCATCCTCGGCTGGGCCTGGCGCCACCCGCGTCACAAGGTGGAGCTGGCAGATTTTCCCAACGTGAAGCGCTGGTACGAGGCCCTGATGGCGCGCCCGGCCGTGCAGCGGGGCATGGAGGCGAAGCTGGATTGA
- a CDS encoding LysE family translocator, giving the protein MPHASALLGFALVCLGLVLTPGPNMIYLISRSITQGPGAGIVSLGGVALGFVFYMLCAAFGITALLLAVPFAYDALRFAGAGYLLWLAWQAVKPGGRSPFQVRKLAIDSPRKLFAMGFVTNLLNPKIAMLYLALLPQFIDPAAGSVLAQSVVLGAIQIAISVSVNAMIALAAGSIALFLSSRPSWMLVQRWLMGTVLAGLAVRMAVEARKV; this is encoded by the coding sequence ATGCCCCACGCCTCCGCCCTGCTCGGCTTCGCCCTCGTCTGCCTCGGTCTCGTGCTGACGCCGGGGCCGAACATGATCTACCTGATCTCGCGCTCGATCACGCAAGGGCCTGGGGCGGGCATCGTCTCGCTCGGCGGCGTCGCGCTCGGCTTCGTGTTCTACATGCTGTGCGCGGCATTCGGCATCACGGCACTGCTGCTCGCCGTTCCCTTTGCCTATGACGCGCTACGCTTTGCCGGTGCCGGTTATCTGTTGTGGCTGGCCTGGCAGGCGGTGAAGCCGGGCGGCCGCTCGCCGTTCCAGGTCAGGAAGCTCGCCATCGACAGCCCGCGCAAATTGTTCGCGATGGGGTTCGTCACCAACCTGCTCAACCCGAAGATCGCGATGCTCTATCTGGCGCTGCTGCCGCAGTTCATCGATCCCGCCGCCGGCAGCGTGCTGGCACAATCGGTGGTGTTGGGCGCGATCCAGATCGCGATCAGCGTCAGCGTCAACGCCATGATCGCGCTCGCGGCGGGCTCGATCGCGCTGTTCCTGTCGAGCCGACCAAGCTGGATGCTGGTGCAGCGCTGGCTGATGGGCACGGTGCTGGCCGGGCTCGCGGTGCGGATGGCGGTCGAGGCGCGGAAGGTGTGA